One Deltaproteobacteria bacterium DNA window includes the following coding sequences:
- a CDS encoding outer membrane beta-barrel protein, whose translation MLIMVLAGVLLTGLYQDQTWAAEPDTPAGRSEAGETDQAREVLEWQKQLREEEEQRREEAAPAARPEFFPVIEPVRPSENLQVGPATGTLAPYGYAWAEDTLSRGWTFHRLGPFRVSPFLAYNGIYRSNIYQTSTDKKSDYVNNLRPGLSLELPLAHRHRLSLGYLGDYFIYSSHSTDSHYDHNVNADANFNFRGGLSLGFGSAYRHATEERSAVVGRKRRYDRTTPYFKAAYAFADVWKLETNYQFDNLDFAKAIDRQDDYQYHTGGATLFYKFWPKTAALVQYIIQGRVYPNRSINDSLSHSPLIGLTWDPTAKLSGTVKFGYTFREYDTDLAGRNNSPNSWALAMQTLYRYSRYTNLALTAQRSYQDDVDFGNNAYENSAVYVTLNKHWHYFRTDSYLAFYYINNNYVDVAADPVTGRLKERDDDIISVGCGLSRPFTSYFRLRLDYNFINKDSNFSTYSFNEHRLLFGIETSL comes from the coding sequence TTGTTGATCATGGTTTTAGCGGGGGTGCTGCTCACCGGTCTCTACCAGGACCAGACCTGGGCCGCGGAACCGGACACGCCGGCCGGCCGGTCCGAGGCGGGGGAAACCGACCAGGCCCGCGAAGTCTTGGAATGGCAGAAACAGCTCCGGGAAGAAGAGGAGCAGCGCCGGGAGGAAGCCGCGCCCGCGGCGCGGCCGGAATTTTTCCCGGTCATCGAACCGGTGCGGCCCTCGGAAAACTTGCAAGTCGGTCCGGCGACCGGCACCCTGGCCCCGTACGGCTATGCCTGGGCCGAAGATACCTTGAGCCGGGGGTGGACCTTCCACCGCCTGGGACCTTTCCGGGTGTCGCCGTTTCTGGCTTATAACGGCATTTACCGCAGTAATATTTATCAGACTTCGACCGATAAAAAATCCGATTATGTAAATAACCTCAGACCGGGTCTGAGCCTTGAACTGCCCCTGGCGCATCGCCACCGGCTTTCTTTGGGATACCTGGGCGATTATTTTATCTATAGCAGTCATTCGACCGATAGTCATTATGACCATAATGTCAATGCCGATGCTAATTTCAATTTCCGCGGCGGCCTGAGTCTGGGGTTCGGTTCGGCTTATCGGCACGCCACCGAAGAGCGCTCGGCGGTGGTGGGCCGGAAAAGGCGCTACGATCGCACCACCCCCTATTTCAAGGCAGCCTATGCCTTTGCCGACGTCTGGAAACTGGAGACCAACTATCAATTCGATAATCTCGACTTTGCCAAGGCCATCGATCGGCAGGACGATTACCAGTATCACACCGGCGGGGCCACCCTGTTCTATAAATTCTGGCCCAAGACCGCGGCGCTGGTGCAATACATCATTCAGGGGCGCGTCTATCCGAATCGATCGATCAACGACAGCCTCAGCCACTCACCGTTGATCGGCCTGACCTGGGACCCGACCGCCAAGCTGTCGGGGACCGTCAAGTTCGGCTATACCTTCCGGGAATATGACACCGACCTCGCCGGGCGCAATAACAGTCCCAACTCCTGGGCCTTGGCCATGCAGACGCTTTATCGCTACAGCCGCTATACCAATCTGGCTCTCACCGCCCAACGCTCTTACCAGGATGACGTCGATTTCGGCAACAACGCCTATGAGAACAGCGCCGTCTATGTCACCCTGAATAAGCACTGGCATTATTTCCGGACTGATAGTTATCTGGCCTTTTATTATATCAACAACAATTACGTTGATGTGGCGGCGGATCCGGTCACCGGCCGGCTTAAGGAACGGGATGACGATATCATCTCCGTGGGCTGCGGCTTGAGCCGGCCCTTCACCTCTTATTTCAGGCTGCGGCTGGATTACAACTTCATCAACAAGGATTCCAATTTCAGCACCTACAGCTTTAATGAGCATCGGTTGCTGTTCGGCATTGAGACCTCTTTGTAA